From a single Juglans regia cultivar Chandler unplaced genomic scaffold, Walnut 2.0 Scaffold_674, whole genome shotgun sequence genomic region:
- the LOC118346094 gene encoding L-ascorbate oxidase-like — translation NHKKVVVAIEADGNYLQPFAVNDLDIYSGESYSVLITTDQDPSKNYWLSLGVRGRLPATPPALTILNYQPISASKFPTSPPPVTPRWNDYDHSKTFSKSIFALMGSPKPPKSYDRRITLLNTQNKIDGFTKWAINNVSLALPPTPYLGSIKYGLRNAFDQKSPPENFPNNYDVMKPPINPNSTTGSGVYMFGLNTTVDVILQNANALSDNVSEIHPWHLHGHDFWVLGYGEGKFSAKDEKKLNFKNPPLRNTAVIFPHGWTALSWYWYFMNSSILPPAGLDA, via the exons AATCACAAAAAGGTGGTGGTAGCTATAGAAGCTGACGGGAATTATCTACAACCATTTGCGGTCAATGACTTGGACATATACTCTGGTGAAAGCTACTCAGTCCTAATAACTACAGATCAAGATCCTTCCAAGAACTACTGGCTTTCTTTAGGTGTAAGAGGAAGGCTTCCAGCGACCCCTCCTGCCCTTACCATCCTAAATTACCAACCAATCTCTGCGTCAAAGTTCCCCACTTCTCCACCTCCCGTGACTCCTCGATGGAATGATTATGACCATAGCAAGACGTTCTCTAAGAGTATCTTTGCTCTCATGGGGTCCCCAAAACCTCCAAAAAGTTACGACCGTCGGATCACCCTCCTCAAcacccaaaataaaattgatgGGTTTACCAAGTGGGCTATCAATAATGTCTCTTTAGCATTACCACCCACTCCTTATCTGGGCTCCATAAAATATGGTCTACGAAATGCTTTCGATCAGAAGAGTCCACCGGAAAACTTCCCCAACAACTATGACGTGATGAAACCTCCGATCAACCCTAACTCAACTACTGGCAGTGGAGTTTACATGTTTGGTTTGAATACTACGGTAGATGTGATACTTCAAAATGCCAATGCGCTAAGCGATAATGTTAGCGAAATACACCCTTGGCACTTGCATGGTCATGATTTTTGGGTGTTGGGATATGGAGAAGGGAAGTTCTCGGCCAAGGATGAGAAGAAACTCAACTTCAAAAATCCGCCTTTGAGGAATACTGCAGTCATATTCCCACATGGATGGACAGCGTTAAG TTGGTACTGGTACTTCATGAACAGTTCTATACTTCCACCAGCCGGCCTCGATGCATGA